A single Musa acuminata AAA Group cultivar baxijiao chromosome BXJ2-1, Cavendish_Baxijiao_AAA, whole genome shotgun sequence DNA region contains:
- the LOC135598720 gene encoding acid phosphatase 1-like, whose product MEEQAAIHMPRKKMRGEVILLCLWLCTGLVAGDWNILSYITSKREDDRNGNVEFSLRNYCESWRMNAELNNIRGFEVVPGECVGYIGAYMTSTQYEVDVQLAAEESLLFLTDSFQPSGEGKDAWIFDLDDVLLSSVPYFKMHDFGGTKTNRGSLEAWMREGNAPAIEHMLTLFYLIRGKGLKVFILSSRAEYLREATVENLIAVGYHGWTDLILRSEEDKYTCAEEYKAKQRSKLVHEGYRLWGIVGSQWSSLGGYTTARRIFKLPNPMYYEY is encoded by the exons ATGGAAGAACAAGCAGCGATTCATATGCCGAGGAAGAAGATGAGAGGGGAGGTCATCCTACTGTGTCTGTGGCTGTGCACGGGGCTTGTGGCTGGGGACTGGAACATCCTCAGCTACATCACTAGCAAGAGAGAGGATGACAGGAACGGCAACGTGGAGTTCAGCCTGAGGAACTACTGCGAGAGCTGGCGGATGAACGCGGAGCTGAACAACATCCGGGGGTTCGAGGTGGTGCCAGGGGAGTGCGTCGGCTACATCGGCGCCTACATGACGTCGACGCAGTACGAGGTGGACGTCCAGCTCGCCGCCGAGGAGTCCCTCTTGTTCCTCACCGACAGCTTTCAGCCCTCCGGCGAAGGCAAGGACGCATGGATCTTCGACCTCGACGACGTCCTCCTCTCCTCCGTGCCCTACTTCAAGATGCACGACTTCGG AGGAACCAAGACAAACAGAGGGAGCCTCGAGGCATGGATGAGGGAGGGCAATGCCCCTGCCATCGAGCACATGCTGACACTCTTCTACCTAATCAGAGGAAAAGGGTTGAAGGTCTTCATCCTCTCTTCCAGAGCAGAGTATCTCAGAGAAGCGACCGTCGAAAACCTCATCGCCGTCGGCTATCATGGTTGGACTGATCTCATCCTCAG GTCGGAGGAGGACAAATATACCTGCGCAGAGGAGTACAAGGCAAAACAGAGGAGCAAGTTGGTCCACGAAGGCTACCGCCTGTGGGGAATTGTTGGGAGCCAATGGAGCAGCCTCGGGGGTTACACCACCGCCCGAAGAATCTTCAAGCTCCCAAACCCTATGTACTATGAGTATTAG